Proteins from a genomic interval of Caulobacter sp. NIBR1757:
- the egtD gene encoding L-histidine N(alpha)-methyltransferase — MNQLTRLQPDLERALFAEDMIAGLSKTPKATPPKWFYDAAGSALFGEITRLPEYYPTRTEMALLAARGGDIARAVGPGRTVVEYGSGSAAKAIALLGALQAPAGYLCVEIDPGAARATAHEVELAFPDLPVRGVAGDFTHLQGEVTAGSRPRLGFFPGSTIGNFPPEEAGPLLAAMREHLGPGGQLLLGADLIKDKAILEAAYDDAAGVTARFNLNLLQRANRELGADFDLAGFEHRAIWNDASASIEMHLVARHDQTVTMDGHRFHFAAGETIHTESSYKFDESRLKSLAYAGGWAIDQLWIALEQPFALALLTADSR, encoded by the coding sequence ATGAACCAGCTCACGCGCCTGCAACCGGACCTCGAACGGGCCCTGTTCGCCGAGGACATGATCGCCGGACTGTCGAAAACCCCCAAGGCGACCCCGCCCAAATGGTTCTACGACGCCGCCGGCTCGGCCCTGTTCGGCGAGATCACCCGGCTGCCGGAATACTACCCGACCCGCACGGAGATGGCCCTGCTGGCCGCCCGCGGCGGCGACATCGCCCGGGCTGTCGGACCCGGCCGCACGGTCGTCGAGTACGGCTCCGGTTCGGCCGCCAAGGCCATCGCCCTGCTCGGCGCCCTGCAGGCGCCGGCCGGTTATCTTTGCGTCGAGATCGATCCCGGCGCCGCCCGCGCCACGGCCCACGAGGTCGAGCTCGCCTTTCCGGATCTGCCGGTGCGCGGCGTGGCCGGCGACTTCACCCACCTGCAGGGCGAGGTCACCGCAGGCTCCCGGCCCCGCCTCGGATTCTTCCCCGGCTCGACCATCGGCAACTTCCCGCCCGAGGAAGCCGGGCCGCTGTTGGCCGCCATGCGCGAACACCTCGGCCCCGGCGGCCAGTTGCTGCTGGGCGCCGACCTCATCAAGGACAAGGCCATCCTCGAGGCGGCTTATGACGACGCCGCCGGCGTCACCGCCCGCTTCAATCTCAACCTGCTGCAACGGGCCAACCGCGAGCTCGGCGCCGACTTCGACCTCGCCGGCTTCGAGCATCGCGCCATCTGGAACGATGCGTCGGCGAGCATCGAGATGCATCTGGTTGCGCGCCACGACCAGACGGTAACCATGGACGGCCACCGTTTCCACTTCGCGGCGGGCGAGACCATCCACACCGAGAGCAGCTACAAGTTCGACGAAAGCCGTTTGAAGTCATTGGCTTACGCCGGCGGCTGGGCGATCGACCAGCTCTGGATCGCCCTGGAACAACCTTTCGCCCTGGCCCTGCTGACCGCCGATTCCCGTTAA
- the egtB gene encoding ergothioneine biosynthesis protein EgtB yields the protein MAFDTDDRETLALSLARVRQRTLDLAAPLSPEDMQPQAMPDASPTKWHLAHTTWFFDEFILRPHGHAPEAPDDARFLFNSYYEAVGERQPRPGRGLVTRPGVQAVIDWRLRVDEALANLFATAPSSLIDQLAPLLELGLNHEEQHQELLLMDILSLFALHPGAPAYRTDLAPATGPARGPVGWMAHDGGLVEIGAGAGGFAFDCERPRQRVWLEPFQLADRLVTCGDWLSFIEDGGYDSPAHWLSDGWDRARVEGWRAPAYWENYDGAWTRRTLAGREVVNPDAPVCHVSFYEADAYARWAGARLPSEAEWEAVAESRPIVGNFLDSDVLRTAPSPGDQLYGDVWQWTASAYSPYRGFAPAAGAVGEYNGKFMSGRQVLRGGACVTPAAHMRASYRNFFEPHQRWMFSGLRLAKDCG from the coding sequence ATGGCATTCGACACCGACGATCGCGAGACGCTGGCTCTGTCGCTGGCAAGGGTCCGGCAACGGACGCTGGACCTCGCCGCGCCGCTGTCGCCGGAGGACATGCAGCCCCAGGCCATGCCCGACGCCAGCCCGACCAAATGGCACCTGGCCCACACCACCTGGTTCTTCGACGAGTTCATCCTGCGGCCGCACGGCCATGCGCCTGAAGCGCCAGACGACGCCCGCTTCCTGTTCAACAGCTATTACGAAGCGGTCGGCGAGCGCCAGCCGCGCCCAGGTCGGGGGCTGGTCACCCGACCCGGCGTGCAGGCCGTCATCGACTGGCGCCTGCGCGTCGACGAGGCGCTCGCCAACCTGTTCGCCACCGCTCCGTCGTCCTTGATCGACCAGCTGGCCCCGCTCCTCGAGCTCGGCCTGAACCACGAGGAGCAGCATCAGGAACTCCTCCTGATGGACATCCTCAGCCTCTTCGCCCTGCACCCCGGCGCACCCGCCTATCGCACGGATCTGGCCCCCGCCACCGGCCCGGCGCGCGGTCCCGTCGGCTGGATGGCCCATGACGGCGGCCTGGTCGAGATCGGAGCGGGGGCAGGGGGTTTCGCCTTCGACTGCGAGCGGCCCCGCCAAAGGGTCTGGCTGGAGCCCTTTCAGCTGGCGGACCGGCTGGTGACCTGCGGCGACTGGCTGAGCTTCATCGAGGACGGCGGCTACGACAGCCCGGCCCACTGGCTGTCCGACGGCTGGGACCGCGCCCGGGTCGAGGGCTGGCGAGCGCCGGCCTACTGGGAGAACTACGACGGCGCGTGGACCCGCCGCACCCTGGCCGGCCGGGAGGTGGTCAACCCGGACGCCCCTGTCTGTCATGTGAGCTTCTACGAAGCCGACGCCTATGCGCGCTGGGCCGGCGCCCGCCTGCCCAGCGAGGCCGAATGGGAAGCCGTCGCCGAGAGCCGCCCCATCGTCGGCAACTTCCTGGACAGCGACGTCCTGCGCACCGCCCCCTCGCCTGGCGACCAGCTGTACGGCGACGTCTGGCAATGGACGGCCAGCGCCTACAGCCCCTACCGAGGCTTCGCCCCGGCGGCCGGGGCGGTCGGCGAATACAACGGCAAGTTCATGTCCGGCCGCCAGGTCCTGCGCGGCGGCGCCTGTGTCACACCGGCGGCCCATATGCGGGCCAGCTATCGCAACTTCTTCGAACCCCATCAGCGCTGGATGTTCTCCGGGCTGCGCCTCGCGAAAGACTGTGGATGA
- a CDS encoding Crp/Fnr family transcriptional regulator, which produces MLDGQGRREVTAADLRKAAPLSFWSEAALERLAAASTLGWHDADAVLARAHEPATEMWIVVEGCLEAAMFTADGERYLADLMTPPQVVGLVPVIDDRGVLFDTIVRVRSLLIRVPAAAMRAEMDADPAIVRGMLGLICFRARMEHDRSMINVVDSHSARVAKAITYLGRRAQLLDGAETPVPAPVTYEDISDFLGLSQSAVVRVVRDLIAARAVKKQYRGLIIADPAALMRFVEAVSPIHANARAYLALLPRG; this is translated from the coding sequence ATGTTGGACGGACAGGGGCGGCGAGAGGTCACGGCCGCCGATCTTCGCAAGGCCGCGCCGCTATCCTTCTGGAGCGAGGCGGCGCTGGAGCGGCTGGCGGCGGCCAGCACCCTGGGCTGGCATGACGCTGACGCCGTGCTGGCCCGGGCCCATGAGCCGGCGACGGAGATGTGGATCGTCGTCGAGGGCTGCCTGGAGGCGGCGATGTTCACCGCCGACGGCGAGCGCTACCTCGCCGACCTGATGACCCCGCCACAGGTGGTGGGGCTGGTGCCGGTGATCGACGACCGGGGCGTGCTGTTCGACACCATCGTGCGGGTGCGGTCCCTGCTGATCCGCGTGCCGGCGGCGGCGATGCGGGCCGAGATGGACGCCGATCCGGCCATTGTGCGGGGGATGCTGGGCCTGATCTGCTTCCGGGCGCGGATGGAGCATGACCGGTCGATGATCAATGTCGTCGACAGCCACAGCGCCCGGGTGGCCAAGGCGATCACCTATCTGGGGCGCCGGGCGCAGCTGCTGGACGGCGCCGAGACGCCGGTGCCGGCGCCGGTGACCTATGAGGACATCTCCGACTTCCTGGGCCTGTCGCAGTCGGCGGTGGTGCGGGTGGTGCGCGACCTGATCGCGGCCCGGGCGGTGAAGAAGCAGTACCGCGGCCTGATCATCGCCGATCCCGCCGCCCTGATGCGCTTCGTCGAGGCGGTCAGCCCGATCCATGCCAACGCCCGGGCCTATCTGGCCCTGTTGCCGAGGGGGTAG
- a CDS encoding IS110 family transposase, whose translation MEHPTRIFIDTSKQLFQLHGVDAGEKVVIRRQLRRREMIPFFTRLAPTVIGLEACGGSHHWARELAGLGHQVMLLPAQYVKAYLKRGKNDGRDAEAGCEAMSRPTMRPVPVKTVQEQAVLMLLATRDRLVRSRTQLTNAIRGHAAEFGLIAPTGLDKIEPLLERVAADQALPDLARDLFAGLGRQLLALQAQIVEIDARMAAHHRADQTSRRLARIPSVGIVGAVMLAAKTPDPKAFRSARDFAAWLGLTPKDHSTAGKTRLGGITRAGDEALRAVLVCGAMAVIQNAKAGRGQPWPWLNRLLATKPTKQVAVALANKTARIAWRLMVSGQDYDPSRRLAAPSQQPA comes from the coding sequence GTGGAGCATCCTACGCGCATATTCATCGATACGTCCAAGCAGCTGTTTCAGCTGCACGGTGTGGACGCAGGCGAGAAGGTCGTCATTCGCCGGCAACTTCGGCGGCGGGAGATGATCCCGTTCTTCACCAGGCTGGCGCCGACGGTGATCGGACTGGAAGCCTGTGGAGGTTCACACCACTGGGCGCGGGAGCTGGCGGGGCTTGGCCATCAGGTGATGCTGCTGCCGGCCCAGTATGTGAAGGCCTATCTGAAGCGAGGCAAGAACGACGGTCGCGACGCCGAGGCCGGCTGCGAAGCGATGAGCCGGCCGACGATGAGGCCGGTGCCGGTCAAGACGGTTCAGGAGCAGGCGGTGCTGATGCTGCTGGCGACGCGGGACCGACTGGTGCGAAGCCGCACCCAGCTGACCAACGCCATTCGCGGCCATGCCGCCGAGTTCGGGCTGATCGCTCCGACCGGGCTGGACAAGATCGAGCCGCTGCTGGAGCGCGTCGCCGCCGACCAGGCTTTGCCCGACCTGGCCCGGGACCTGTTCGCGGGTCTTGGCCGCCAGCTCCTCGCCCTGCAGGCGCAGATCGTCGAGATCGACGCCCGGATGGCGGCGCATCATCGGGCCGATCAGACCAGCCGCCGGCTGGCCAGGATCCCCAGCGTCGGGATCGTCGGCGCGGTCATGCTCGCCGCCAAGACCCCGGACCCCAAGGCCTTCCGCTCAGCGCGCGACTTCGCCGCCTGGCTGGGCCTCACGCCCAAGGACCATTCCACTGCCGGCAAGACCCGCCTTGGCGGCATCACCCGGGCCGGCGACGAGGCGCTTCGAGCCGTCCTGGTCTGCGGGGCCATGGCGGTGATCCAGAACGCCAAAGCGGGTCGAGGACAGCCGTGGCCATGGCTCAATCGGCTATTGGCCACAAAGCCGACCAAGCAGGTCGCCGTCGCCCTCGCCAACAAGACCGCCCGCATCGCCTGGCGCCTCATGGTCAGCGGACAGGACTACGATCCCTCTCGCCGCCTCGCCGCGCCTTCCCAACAACCTGCCTAG
- a CDS encoding IS630 family transposase: MVRPYDLDLRERVVAAVVAGESRRSAARRFGVSESVAVKWLQRVAATGSVKPAKMGGYRRPALEGHRDWVLARIAEKADVTVRGLSAELAERGVKASHYAVWSFFKREGLTFKKSQHAAEQDRPDVARKRERWKRYQNRLDPSRLVFIDETWAKTNMTRTHGRSARGQRLVAKVPHGRWATLTFIAALRCDAVTAPLVFDGPINGLAFLAWVEQVLIPTLKPGDVVILDNLGSHKGEDVRKAIRKAGAHLLFLPPYSPDLNPIEQMFSKLKTLLKKADERTVEGVWRRIGSLLDCFSPAECSNYLRHAGYAYEKT, encoded by the coding sequence ATGGTTCGACCTTACGATCTGGATCTGCGCGAACGCGTCGTTGCTGCGGTTGTGGCTGGCGAGAGCCGGCGGTCGGCGGCGCGACGGTTCGGGGTCAGTGAGTCCGTTGCGGTGAAGTGGCTGCAGCGGGTGGCTGCGACGGGGTCGGTGAAGCCGGCGAAGATGGGCGGATATCGTCGTCCGGCGCTGGAAGGTCATAGAGACTGGGTGCTGGCGCGGATCGCCGAGAAGGCGGATGTGACGGTGCGAGGGTTGTCGGCGGAGTTGGCCGAGCGGGGCGTGAAGGCGAGCCACTACGCGGTCTGGTCGTTCTTCAAGCGCGAGGGGCTGACCTTCAAAAAAAGCCAGCACGCGGCCGAGCAGGACCGGCCGGACGTGGCTCGCAAGCGGGAGCGGTGGAAGCGCTATCAGAACCGACTTGATCCCAGCCGCCTGGTCTTCATCGACGAGACCTGGGCCAAGACCAACATGACCCGGACCCACGGCCGGTCGGCGCGAGGCCAACGGCTGGTGGCCAAGGTCCCGCACGGGCGTTGGGCCACCCTGACCTTCATCGCCGCCCTGAGATGCGACGCGGTCACCGCGCCTCTGGTCTTCGATGGACCCATCAACGGCCTGGCCTTCCTGGCCTGGGTCGAGCAGGTCCTGATCCCCACCCTCAAGCCCGGCGACGTGGTCATCCTGGACAACCTCGGCAGCCACAAAGGCGAGGACGTGCGTAAAGCCATCCGCAAGGCCGGCGCTCATCTGCTCTTCCTGCCGCCCTACAGTCCTGACCTCAACCCCATCGAGCAGATGTTCTCCAAGCTCAAGACCCTGCTCAAGAAGGCTGACGAACGCACCGTCGAAGGCGTCTGGCGGCGCATCGGCAGCTTGCTCGACTGCTTCAGTCCTGCAGAGTGCTCAAACTACCTTCGGCATGCCGGCTATGCGTACGAAAAAACCTGA
- a CDS encoding CoA ester lyase — MKTPRGFFKPLAIGAPTPPRELPVRVERMIHFVPPHLDKVRAKVPDMAKQADVILGNLEDAIPADQKDAARAGFIQMANETDFAALGVGLWTRINCLNSPWHFDDVTQIVEGVGDRLDVMMIPKVEGPWDIHYMDQLLAILEARHGLKKPILLHAILETAEGVNNVEVICAASPRMHGISLGPADLAASRGMKTTRVGGGHPFYKVIEDPRDDGAARIAAQQDIWHYTFAKMVDACAAHGIKAFYGPFGAIDDPEACEQQFRNAFLLGCAGAWSLHPSQIDIAKRVFSPDPDEVKFAVRILDAMPDGTGVVMLDGKMQDDATWKQAKVMVDCARQIAARDPAFKDLYGF; from the coding sequence ATGAAGACGCCGCGTGGATTTTTCAAGCCGCTGGCCATCGGCGCCCCGACGCCGCCGCGTGAGCTGCCGGTGCGGGTCGAGCGGATGATCCACTTCGTGCCGCCGCATCTCGACAAGGTCCGCGCCAAGGTTCCGGACATGGCGAAGCAGGCCGACGTCATCCTCGGCAACCTGGAAGACGCCATCCCCGCCGACCAGAAGGACGCCGCCCGCGCCGGCTTCATCCAGATGGCCAACGAGACCGACTTCGCCGCCCTCGGCGTCGGCCTGTGGACCCGCATCAACTGCCTCAACAGCCCCTGGCACTTCGACGATGTGACGCAGATCGTCGAAGGCGTCGGCGACCGGCTGGACGTGATGATGATCCCCAAGGTCGAGGGTCCGTGGGACATCCACTACATGGACCAGCTGCTGGCCATCCTCGAGGCCCGCCACGGCCTCAAGAAGCCCATCCTGCTGCACGCCATCCTCGAAACGGCGGAAGGCGTGAACAACGTCGAGGTCATCTGCGCCGCTTCGCCCCGCATGCACGGCATCAGCCTCGGCCCCGCCGACCTCGCCGCCAGCCGGGGCATGAAGACCACCCGCGTCGGCGGCGGCCATCCCTTCTACAAGGTCATCGAGGACCCCCGCGACGACGGCGCCGCCCGCATCGCCGCCCAGCAGGACATCTGGCACTACACCTTCGCGAAGATGGTCGACGCCTGCGCCGCCCACGGCATCAAGGCCTTCTACGGCCCCTTCGGCGCCATCGACGATCCCGAAGCCTGCGAACAGCAGTTCCGCAACGCCTTCCTGCTGGGCTGCGCCGGCGCCTGGTCGCTGCACCCCAGCCAGATCGACATCGCCAAGCGCGTCTTCAGCCCGGACCCGGACGAGGTGAAGTTCGCCGTCCGCATCCTCGACGCCATGCCGGATGGCACCGGCGTGGTCATGCTCGACGGCAAGATGCAGGACGACGCCACCTGGAAACAGGCCAAGGTGATGGTCGACTGCGCGCGCCAGATCGCGGCGCGCGACCCGGCGTTCAAGGATTTGTACGGGTTCTAG
- a CDS encoding AraC family transcriptional regulator: MTPDANLMTDRCRPPSGGPTVAAGMLRGLIDYAVSRGADRAGLLAAGELADADLADHDARLPMRRYEGVMAAGKLATGDPALALRYAEAVDMSQLSLVGLITHASETMMHAFLQLNRFGRLVVEVDGVGEGERFSIVQRDGETWMVDNRARPNDFPELTETTFVRLAVGPRRFLPRPIVTAVQVTHPRPVHAAEYDRIFQVPVTFGADCNAVRLDMTLADHPVALLPRFAFGPLSDRAEALLHSLEGAGTVRGRVEALLLPILHTGEVGVEQVAAGLGMSRQTLFRRLKAEGATFEAVLDDLRQRLAIDYLSARKVSVNETAYLVGFSEAASFSRAFKRWTGRSPREVRYG; this comes from the coding sequence ATGACGCCGGACGCCAATCTCATGACCGACCGTTGCAGGCCGCCATCCGGCGGGCCGACGGTGGCGGCCGGCATGCTGCGGGGCCTCATCGACTACGCCGTCTCGCGCGGCGCCGACCGGGCCGGCCTGCTGGCGGCGGGCGAACTGGCCGATGCCGACCTCGCCGACCATGACGCCCGCCTGCCGATGCGCCGCTACGAGGGGGTCATGGCCGCCGGCAAGCTGGCCACCGGCGATCCCGCCCTGGCCCTGCGCTACGCCGAGGCGGTGGACATGTCGCAACTGTCCCTGGTCGGGCTGATCACCCACGCCTCCGAGACGATGATGCACGCCTTCCTGCAGCTGAACCGCTTCGGCCGGCTGGTCGTCGAGGTCGACGGGGTGGGGGAGGGGGAGCGGTTCTCCATTGTCCAGCGGGACGGCGAGACCTGGATGGTCGACAACCGCGCCCGTCCGAACGACTTTCCCGAGCTGACCGAGACCACCTTCGTGCGGCTGGCGGTCGGCCCGCGCCGCTTCCTGCCCCGGCCGATCGTCACCGCCGTGCAGGTCACCCATCCCCGACCCGTCCACGCGGCCGAGTATGACCGCATCTTCCAGGTCCCGGTCACCTTCGGCGCCGACTGCAACGCCGTGCGCCTCGACATGACCCTGGCCGACCATCCCGTCGCCCTGCTGCCTCGCTTCGCCTTCGGGCCCTTGAGCGATCGGGCCGAGGCGCTGCTGCACAGCCTGGAAGGCGCCGGCACCGTACGCGGCCGGGTCGAGGCCCTGCTGCTGCCGATCCTGCATACCGGCGAGGTCGGGGTGGAACAGGTCGCCGCCGGCCTGGGCATGAGCCGCCAGACCCTGTTCCGCCGCCTCAAGGCCGAGGGCGCCACCTTCGAGGCGGTGCTCGACGACCTGCGCCAACGCCTGGCGATCGACTACCTGTCGGCCCGCAAGGTGTCGGTCAACGAGACGGCCTATCTGGTCGGCTTCTCGGAGGCGGCCTCCTTCTCCCGGGCCTTCAAACGCTGGACCGGCCGCTCGCCGCGAGAGGTCCGCTACGGGTAA
- a CDS encoding DUF2306 domain-containing protein, whose protein sequence is MLELSPTALVHVTGGAVSLIAGPISLLAPKGRWLHRKAGTVFFVAMLVMAGVAFVMASLRVEKVNTLAAAFTLYLVATAWGVVRTRPGTVGRIERIAPWAAALVAAGGLTVGALVAAFPGMLYDGDPDFSASPVLFLVFGGLAVMSAGLDIWTLRRGGLTGAARVSRHLWRMCLALFIAAGSYFLGQADTIPASLRGDHLYLPPLLVLVALVFWMIRVRIGPGYRTA, encoded by the coding sequence GTGCTCGAATTGTCTCCGACCGCCCTCGTCCACGTCACCGGCGGCGCCGTCTCGCTGATCGCCGGGCCGATCTCCCTGCTGGCCCCCAAGGGCCGCTGGCTGCACCGCAAGGCCGGGACGGTGTTCTTCGTCGCCATGCTGGTGATGGCCGGGGTCGCCTTCGTGATGGCCAGTCTGAGGGTCGAGAAGGTCAACACCCTGGCCGCGGCGTTCACCCTCTATCTGGTCGCCACAGCCTGGGGCGTGGTGCGGACGCGGCCGGGAACGGTCGGCCGGATCGAGCGCATCGCGCCCTGGGCGGCGGCGCTCGTCGCCGCCGGCGGCCTGACGGTCGGGGCGCTGGTCGCGGCGTTTCCGGGCATGCTCTATGATGGGGATCCGGATTTCTCGGCCTCGCCGGTGCTGTTCCTGGTGTTCGGCGGCCTGGCTGTCATGTCGGCCGGGCTGGACATCTGGACCCTGCGCCGCGGCGGGCTGACCGGGGCGGCGCGGGTGTCGCGTCATCTCTGGCGGATGTGCCTGGCGCTGTTCATCGCCGCCGGGTCGTATTTCCTGGGCCAGGCGGACACGATCCCTGCGTCCCTGCGGGGCGACCACCTCTACCTGCCGCCGCTGCTGGTGCTGGTCGCGCTGGTTTTCTGGATGATCCGTGTACGGATCGGGCCGGGCTACAGGACCGCCTAG
- a CDS encoding site-specific tyrosine recombinase XerD, with product MKEGGGWPEAFLEMMAAERGAARNTLTAYGKDLEDVAGFLARRGKGFADAGAEDIEGWFVDLSDRGLSASTAARRRAAVRQFYRFVLGEGWRTDDPSRRVEAPKQGRPLPKVLTRDEVDRLLAAASERDGGQGLRLACLIELTYASGLRVSELVALPLAALARDPAYLIVKGKGGKERLAPLNGAARSAVKAWLEVRAAFLPKGVKESPWLFPSRGKAGRLTPRRFSQLLEEAALAAGIDPARVSPHVLRHAFATHLLEGGADLRVVQTLLGHSDIATTQIYTHVAGDRLRAVVESKHPLGRKR from the coding sequence CTGAAGGAGGGAGGCGGCTGGCCCGAAGCCTTCCTCGAGATGATGGCCGCCGAGCGCGGCGCGGCGCGCAACACCCTGACCGCCTACGGCAAGGACCTGGAGGACGTCGCCGGCTTCCTGGCCCGGCGCGGCAAGGGCTTCGCCGACGCCGGGGCGGAGGACATCGAGGGCTGGTTCGTCGATCTGTCCGACCGCGGACTGTCGGCTTCGACCGCGGCCCGGCGGCGGGCGGCGGTGCGGCAGTTCTACCGCTTCGTGCTCGGCGAGGGCTGGCGGACGGACGATCCCTCGCGGCGGGTCGAAGCGCCCAAGCAGGGCCGGCCGTTGCCCAAGGTGCTGACGCGGGACGAGGTCGACCGGCTGCTGGCCGCCGCCTCCGAACGCGACGGGGGGCAGGGCTTGCGCCTCGCCTGCCTGATCGAGCTGACCTACGCCTCCGGCCTTCGGGTCAGCGAACTGGTCGCCCTGCCGCTGGCCGCCCTGGCGCGGGACCCGGCCTATCTGATCGTCAAGGGCAAGGGCGGCAAGGAGCGGCTGGCCCCGCTGAACGGCGCGGCGCGCAGCGCGGTGAAGGCCTGGCTGGAGGTGCGGGCCGCCTTCCTGCCCAAGGGGGTGAAGGAGAGCCCCTGGCTGTTTCCCTCGCGCGGCAAGGCCGGCCGGCTGACCCCCCGGCGGTTCTCACAGCTGCTGGAGGAGGCGGCGCTGGCCGCCGGCATCGATCCGGCGCGGGTCAGCCCCCACGTCCTGCGCCACGCCTTCGCCACCCATCTGCTGGAAGGCGGCGCCGACCTGCGGGTCGTGCAGACCCTTCTCGGCCACAGCGACATCGCCACCACCCAGATCTACACCCATGTGGCCGGCGACCGCCTGCGCGCCGTGGTCGAGAGCAAGCACCCGCTCGGGCGCAAGCGCTAG
- a CDS encoding shikimate kinase, protein MGVGKSSVGRRLAAALDLPFKDADTEIEAAAGRTIPEIFQAFGEAEFRDGERRVIARLLDEGPMVLATGGGAFMNDQTRTLIREKALSVWLKADVEILARRVGRKDNRPLVQGKDPLAVLTALAEVRYPVYAQADITVELGETPHQESVAAILRALEAHAA, encoded by the coding sequence ATGGGCGTCGGCAAGTCGAGCGTCGGCCGCCGGCTGGCCGCCGCCCTCGACCTGCCGTTCAAGGACGCCGACACCGAGATCGAGGCCGCCGCAGGCCGCACCATCCCCGAGATCTTCCAGGCCTTCGGCGAGGCCGAGTTCCGCGACGGCGAGCGGCGGGTCATCGCCCGGCTACTGGACGAGGGGCCGATGGTGCTGGCCACCGGCGGCGGGGCCTTCATGAACGACCAGACCCGGACGCTGATCCGGGAGAAGGCCCTGTCGGTCTGGCTGAAGGCCGACGTCGAGATCCTCGCCCGTCGGGTCGGCCGCAAGGACAACCGGCCGCTGGTGCAAGGCAAGGACCCGCTGGCCGTGCTGACCGCGCTGGCCGAGGTCCGCTATCCCGTCTACGCCCAGGCCGACATCACCGTCGAGCTGGGCGAGACCCCGCATCAGGAATCGGTCGCCGCCATCCTGCGCGCCCTGGAGGCCCACGCGGCATGA
- the aroB gene encoding 3-dehydroquinate synthase translates to MSITVPVNLAGREYDVVIGPGLIGQAGSHIAPLLKRGRTAIVADATVAQLHAGRLVASLAAAGIETQLITIPPGEASKSFEGLADLSDRLLALELDRGDLIVAFGGGVVGDLAGFAASIYKRGIDFIQIPTTLLAQVDSSVGGKTAIDTPRGKNLIGAFHQPRLVLADLDVLATLPDREMACGMAEVIKYGLLGDAGFFAWLEANSAAAMARDPAALAEAVRRCVAMKAQIVIEDEKEQGQRALLNLGHTFGHALEAENGYGEALKHGEAVAAGCALAYRYAASQGLCAEADAARAEALLAAVGLPTRLAQVAGHPFDAAVLVGHMAQDKKAQGGAITLVLPTAIGASHVARNVDTGPLSDFLRGEGAL, encoded by the coding sequence ATGAGCATCACCGTTCCCGTCAACCTGGCCGGCCGCGAGTACGACGTCGTCATCGGCCCCGGCCTGATCGGCCAGGCCGGCAGCCATATCGCCCCGCTGCTGAAGCGCGGGCGCACCGCCATCGTCGCCGACGCCACGGTCGCCCAGCTGCACGCCGGCCGCCTGGTCGCCAGCCTCGCCGCCGCCGGTATCGAGACCCAGCTGATCACCATCCCGCCCGGCGAAGCCTCCAAGAGCTTCGAGGGTCTGGCCGATCTCTCCGACCGCCTGCTGGCCCTGGAGCTGGACCGCGGCGACCTGATCGTCGCCTTCGGCGGCGGCGTGGTCGGCGACCTCGCCGGCTTCGCGGCCAGCATCTACAAGCGCGGCATCGACTTCATCCAGATCCCGACCACCCTGCTGGCCCAGGTCGATTCCAGCGTCGGCGGCAAGACCGCCATCGACACCCCGCGCGGCAAGAACCTGATCGGCGCCTTCCATCAGCCGCGCCTGGTGTTGGCCGATCTCGACGTCCTCGCCACCCTGCCGGACCGCGAGATGGCCTGCGGCATGGCCGAGGTCATCAAGTACGGCCTGCTCGGCGACGCCGGCTTCTTCGCCTGGCTGGAGGCCAATTCCGCCGCCGCCATGGCCCGAGACCCCGCCGCCCTGGCCGAGGCCGTCCGCCGCTGCGTCGCCATGAAAGCGCAGATCGTCATCGAGGACGAGAAGGAACAGGGCCAGCGCGCCCTGCTCAACCTCGGCCACACCTTCGGCCACGCCCTGGAAGCCGAGAACGGCTACGGCGAGGCCCTCAAGCACGGCGAGGCGGTCGCCGCCGGCTGCGCCCTCGCCTATCGCTATGCCGCCTCGCAAGGCCTGTGCGCCGAAGCCGACGCCGCCCGCGCCGAGGCCCTGCTGGCCGCCGTCGGCCTGCCCACCCGCCTGGCCCAGGTCGCCGGCCATCCGTTCGACGCCGCCGTTCTGGTCGGCCACATGGCCCAGGACAAGAAGGCGCAAGGCGGGGCCATCACCCTGGTCCTGCCCACCGCCATCGGGGCCTCCCATGTCGCCCGCAACGTCGATACCGGCCCGCTGAGCGACTTCCTGCGCGGCGAAGGGGCCCTATAA
- a CDS encoding response regulator — MVDSVAGLDGLRVLVVEDEMLVSMLVEDMLTEFGCAIVGPAPDLDQALALANDAELDAAILDVNVGGRQIFPVADLLKARGIPYAFASGYGEAGLIEAHRGAPVLQKPFRQGDLERVLKELAAKRG, encoded by the coding sequence ATGGTTGATAGCGTCGCGGGTCTCGACGGCCTACGTGTGCTGGTCGTGGAGGACGAAATGCTCGTCTCCATGCTGGTCGAGGACATGCTCACCGAATTTGGCTGCGCCATTGTCGGCCCGGCCCCCGATCTGGACCAGGCCCTGGCCCTGGCCAACGACGCCGAGCTCGACGCCGCCATCCTCGACGTCAATGTCGGCGGCCGCCAGATCTTCCCCGTCGCCGACCTGCTGAAGGCCCGCGGCATCCCCTACGCCTTCGCCTCCGGCTATGGCGAAGCGGGTCTCATCGAGGCCCACCGCGGCGCCCCAGTGCTGCAGAAGCCGTTCCGCCAGGGCGACCTGGAGCGGGTGCTGAAGGAACTGGCGGCGAAGCGCGGCTGA